The following coding sequences lie in one Equus przewalskii isolate Varuska chromosome 25, EquPr2, whole genome shotgun sequence genomic window:
- the LOC103560121 gene encoding plasma serine protease inhibitor, whose protein sequence is MQLGLILCLVLLSPPAATLHRHRSHETKKRVKELPSTAATVAPGTNGFAFDLYRALAAAAPNQNIFFSPLSISTTLAMISLGARSNTKAQILQGLRLNLQEGTEEELHNAFQQLLRELGRPRDDLQLNLGNALFISPTVHIQDSFLSAVRTLYLADTVPTNFGDPAGAQKQINDYVAKQTQGKIVDLVKDLDSTEVMVMVNYIFFKAQWETSFNHRNTLEQDFHVTSETAVRVPMMRREDWYYYLLDQNLSCKVVAVPYQGNATALFILPNEGTMGQVENGLHERILRKWFKTFIKRQLELYLPKFSIEGSYQLEKILPKLGISDVFTSQADLSGLTNHSNIQVSEMVHKAVVEVDESGTKAAAATGAIFAFRSARAGPLRVVFDRPFLMLIVENTENILFLGRVTHPRGGDSS, encoded by the exons ATGCAACTCGGCCTGATCTTGTGCCTGGTGCTCCTCAGCCCGCCGGCGGCCACCCTCCATCGCCACCGCTCCCATGAGACGAAGAAGAGAGTCAAGGAGCTGCCATCCACAGCTGCCACGGTGGCCCCCGGCACCAACGGCTTTGCCTTCGACCTCTACAGGGCCTTGGCGGCTGCTGCCCCCAACCAAAAcatcttcttctctcctctgagcATCTCCACAACCCTGGCCATGATCTCCCTGGGGGCTCGGTCCAACACGAAGGCACAGATCCTGCAGGGCCTGCGCCTCAACCTCCAAGAGGGCACGGAGGAGGAGCTCCACAATGCCTTCCAGCAGCTGCTCCGGGAGCTCGGCCGGCCCAGAGATGACCTCCAGCTGAACCTCGGCAATGCCCTATTCATCAGCCCCACAGTGCATATCCAGGACAGCTTCCTGAGTGCCGTGAGGACACTGTACCTGGCAGACACTGTCCCCACCAACTTTGGGGACCCCGCAGGGGCCCAGAAGCAGATCAATGATTACGTGGCAAAGCAAACTCAGGGCAAGATTGTGGACTTGGTGAAGGACCTGGACAGCACCGAGGTCATGGTTATGGTGAATTACATTTTCTTCAAAG CTCAGTGGGAGACAAGCTTCAACCACAGAAACACCCTAGAGCAGGACTTCCATGTGACCTCGGAGACGGCGGTGCGGGTGCCCATGATGAGACGCGAGGATTGGTATTACTACCTCCTGGACCAAAACCTCTCCTGCAAGGTGGTGGCGGTCCCCTACCAGGGGAATGCCACTGCCTTGTTCATTCTCCCCAACGAGGGCACGATGGGGCAGGTGGAGAACGGACTGCATGAGAGAATCCTGAGGAAGTGGTTCAAGACGTTCATAAAGAG gcAGCTGGAGCTTTACCTTCCCAAGTTCTCCATTGAGGGCTCCTATCAGCTGGAAAAAATCCTCCCCAAACTGGGAATCAGTGACGTCTTCACCTCCCAAGCTGACCTGAGCGGCCTTACCAACCACTCCAACATCCAGGTGTCTGAG ATGGTGCACAAAGCCGTGGTGGAGGTGGACGAGTCGGGGACCAAGGCGGCCGCAGCCACTGGGGCGATCTTTGCCTTCAGGTCGGCTCGAGCGGGCCCCCTGAGGGTGGTGTTCGACAGGCCCTTTCTGATGCTCATTGTGGAGAACACGGAGAACATCCTCTTCCTCGGCAGAGTGACCCACCCCCGGGGGGGAGATTCCTCCTGA